Proteins from one Trichoplusia ni isolate ovarian cell line Hi5 chromosome 9, tn1, whole genome shotgun sequence genomic window:
- the LOC113497693 gene encoding zinc finger protein 782-like, whose product MCDKANRLHTASGLQFHYRSVHLKKIGGFCSKCNKEYKGLRSWKKHELKHKKTRDFICDICGRGFFFKYQIREHVMDHLDLNKYVCHECGKIFTRSKYLKIHMDGVHAKTGSVKCSHCNRIFKSSKTLRVHLSIVRRPKKLKCQYCPKEFSSACFLKDHMVMHSDARPYSCHICGVSYKAKSLLKVHIVTKHTGLKLHKCDLCAKSFGRPEQLKRHLSVHTGCRAHKCMQCDRSFHERKLLQKHYELRHKMADTN is encoded by the exons ATGTGCGATAAAGCAAATCGTTTACATACTGCAAGCGGTTTGCAGTTCCATTACCGGTCGGTACATTTGAAAAAGATTGGCGGTTTCTGCTCCAAATGCAATAAGGAGTACAAAGGTTTGCGTTCGTGGAAGAAACATGAACTAAAACACAAGAAAACTCGTGACTTCATCTGTGATATTTGTGGAAGAGG ATTCTTTTTCAAGTACCAAATAAGAGAGCACGTGATGGATCACTTGGACCTCAACAAGTACGTTTGTCATGAGTGTGGGAAAATATTTACGCGGtccaaatatttgaaa ATACATATGGACGGTGTTCACGCGAAAACGGGTTCAGTGAAATGTTCACATTGCAACAGAATTTTCAAAAGCAGTAAAACTTTGAGAGTTCATCTGAGTATAGTGCGGAGACCAAAAAAACTGAAATGTCAATATTGTCCCAAGGAGTTTTCGTCAGCTTGCTTCTTAAAAGACCACATGGTTATGCATAGTGATGCTCGACCATACTCCTGTCATATTTGTGGAGTAAG TTACAAGGCAAAAAGCTTGCTGAAGGTCCATATTGTTACAAAACACACAGGTCTCAAGCTTCACAAATGTGATTTGTGCGCGAAATCTTTTGGTCGTCCTGAGCAGTTGAAAAGGCATTTGAGCGTGCACACTGGATGCAGGGCACACAAGTGTATGCAGTGTGACAGATCGTTCCATGAGAGGAAGTTGTTGCAGAAACATTACGAGTTACGTCACAAGATGGCggatacaaattaa
- the LOC113497542 gene encoding uncharacterized protein LOC113497542 — protein sequence MRECRICRDTECSNMVIIDESNGFLNLYNYCFGLAVTTQDVPRYLCKECAEKVTKFSCFKEECLKSEQLWKSEKTDPKTIYKNIKTEIDAENEESRDSYVSNGASFEISSYFNENNDEDSKPPHMEDPMKFTTDFIEEKGSNSDIEDDTANKKTDEKSNDKGKGRIIKQFKCRKCKKVYGMYLKVFFLRRLTGATIVAGCHTTLGIVLSLFHMDSSSTSTDIPMCLCICLHCTMVN from the exons atgcgAGAGTGCAGAATATGTCGTGACACGGAGTGTTCAAATATGGTAATAATAGACGAAAGCAATGGATTTCTGAACCTTTACAACTATTGTTTTGGTTTGGCG GTCACTACTCAAGATGTACCCCGATATCTGTGTAAAGAATGTGCAGAGAAAGTTACAAAGTTTTCGTGTTTCAAAGAAGAATGTTTAAAATCCGAACAGCTTTGGAAATCAGAaaaa actgatcctaaaacaatatacaaaaatataaaaactgaaaTCGATGCTGAAAATGAGGAATCAAGAGATAGTTATGTTTCAAATGGGGCGTCATTCGAAATAAGTtcttatttcaatgaaaataatgacGAAGATAGTAAGCCACCACACATGGAAGATCCCATGAAATTCACAACAgactttatagaagaaaaagGTAGTAATTCGGATATAGAAGATGatactgcaaacaaaaaaactgatGAGAAAAGCAATGATAAAGGAAAAGGAAGGataatcaaacaatttaaatgtagaaaGTGCAAGAAAGTATATggtatgtatttaaaagtattttttttgcggCGACTTACTGGTGCTACCATAGTAGCGGGATGCCACACTACACTGGGTATAGtattgtctcttttccacatggACAGCAGTAGCACCAGTACTGACATACCAATGTGTTTATGTATTTGCTTGCATTGCACAATGGTTAATTGA